The Desulfatitalea tepidiphila genome window below encodes:
- a CDS encoding LysM peptidoglycan-binding domain-containing protein, translating into MIGRDSRYARCVLYRDSDGTSLGMRQRIDTTPRHDDRLHTVVEGDRLDLLAHRYLGDARLWWIICDYNDLFFPLALEPGLALRIPSREHVQMRLLD; encoded by the coding sequence ATGATCGGCCGCGATTCCCGATACGCCCGTTGCGTTCTCTACCGGGACAGCGACGGCACCTCCCTCGGAATGCGCCAGCGCATCGACACCACCCCCAGACACGACGACCGCCTGCACACCGTGGTCGAGGGCGACCGTCTGGATCTGCTCGCGCACCGCTATCTGGGTGACGCCAGGCTCTGGTGGATCATCTGCGACTACAACGACCTCTTTTTTCCGTTGGCGCTCGAGCCGGGCCTGGCGCTGCGCATTCCCTCCCGCGAACACGTCCAGATGCGCCTGCTCGACTGA
- a CDS encoding CIS tube protein, giving the protein MAWDQQPIKGYLVDADTGERLEFQYNPNSISDEKSTDYATIKIPGMSHPRYQYVAGEPRRIAFKVELFKGPVKQKVDWLRSLQYPEHAGTMLKNAPHRVLLIFGDLYPGVTCIVRQVKARFFGLFDRDNLLPQRAEVDIVLEEYVDRSINWSEVRS; this is encoded by the coding sequence ATGGCCTGGGATCAACAGCCCATCAAGGGATATCTGGTGGACGCCGACACGGGGGAGCGGCTCGAATTCCAGTACAACCCCAACTCCATCAGCGACGAGAAGTCGACCGACTACGCGACGATCAAGATCCCCGGCATGAGCCACCCGCGCTACCAGTACGTCGCCGGGGAACCGCGCCGGATTGCCTTCAAGGTCGAGCTGTTCAAGGGGCCGGTCAAACAGAAGGTCGACTGGCTCCGCTCGCTGCAATATCCGGAACACGCCGGAACCATGCTCAAGAACGCGCCGCACCGTGTGCTGCTGATTTTCGGCGATCTCTACCCGGGCGTGACCTGCATCGTCCGGCAGGTGAAGGCGCGTTTCTTCGGCCTGTTCGACCGGGACAACCTGCTGCCGCAACGCGCCGAGGTGGACATCGTCCTCGAGGAATATGTGGACCGTTCCATCAACTGGTCGGAGGTGCGCTCATGA